AGAACCTTTGACTCTCCGGCGATAACGCGCACCGCTCCGACGCAGGCAGCTCCCATCGACCGGACCATGACGCCGCGGCCGCAGACCGCAACGCAATCGCCGATCAATGCGCAGCCGCGTCCCAGCTTGTTCAACGGTTTCGGCCGGTCGATGCTCGGCGGATTGATCGCGGGCGGCCTTCTCGGCATGCTGCTCGGACACGGCTTCGGCGGCGGCTTTGGCTTCCTTGGCCTGCTGCTGCAGATTGGCCTGATCATTGCGGCCATCAGCCTCGCCATGCGGTTTTTCGCAAACCGGCAGCAAACCTCCTATTCCGCATCGGGATCGAACACGCCTTATCATATGAACGCGTCGCGGCCCTCCTCCTTCGCCATTCCGACGATCGGCGGCGGAGCTGCCAGCCCCACGCAGCAAAGAAAGGCGAATGACGAGATCGGGCTGTCGCAGGCCGACCTCGACCGTTTCGAACAGCTTCTGACGGAAGTCCAGTCGGCTTATGGCGCTGAGGATTACAACAGCCTGCGCCGTCTTACCACGCCGGAGGCAATGTCCTATCTTGCCGAGGAGCTTGGAGAAAACGCGACCAAGGGCGTTCGCAACAGCGTCACCAACGTTCATCTGCTGCAGGGCGATATCTCGGAAGCCTGGCGCGAGGGCAATACCGACTATGCCACCCTCGCCATGCGTTATTCGAGCATCGATGCGCTACTCGACCGTGCGACGGGCCGGGTTGTCGACGGCGACGATCGCAATGCGTCCGAGACCACCGAGATCTGGACCTTCGTGCGCAAGCCCGGTTCGGACTGGAAGCTTTCCGCTATCCAGGGAACGGAACTCCATAATGCTTGAGCCTGCCTCGGCAGGCTCAATGCCTCATCGTGCCCGGAAAGCAACGATCAATCCACCTCACCGCCGACGTCAGACTGTCAGGTAAGACAAAGCGTCTGCCGCGGCATCGGACGTCGCCAACGCGTCAACCTGCGCCGATGTCATGGCGGCGATCTGAGCCGGAGTAAAGGCCTCAGCCTGGGAGGTCGACAGGGCGGCGAGCGCAGTGGTGCTCAATCCGGAGATTGCGCTCGTATTCAGGGAGACGATCTGCTCGGCGGAAAACGCCGATAGATCATCCGCGCTCAGCGCGGCGGCCTGAACCACGTTGAAGGAGCTGACCTGCGATGCCGACAACGCTCCAACTTGCGCAGTACTCATCGCCGCCACCTGGACGTAGCTCAGCGAAGCAACCTGGCTTGTCGTCAAACCTGCGATCTCGTCGGAGGATAGGGACGCGAAAGCCGTCGTGGACAATCCCCTGATTGCCGTCGAGCTAATCGCCGCAAGTTCGTCAGTCGAGAACGTTTCCAGATCCGCAGTAGTCAACCCGGCAAGCCCGGCGGAACTCATAGCGGCTATCTGGCTGGTGGAGAGCGCTTCGATCTGCTCCTCGCTCAGAACGTTGACCTGATCGCTCGTCAGTCCGGAGATGCCTCCAGTGCTCAAGGCTGCAATCTCATCGGTAGAAAGCGTTGCGATGAAGTCCGTGGACAGCCCCTTTATCGAGCCTGAGCTAATCGCGGCAAGTTCTTCCGGCGAGAAGGTGTCCAGCATTTCCGCAGTCAGGCCCTTGAGCGCGTCCGAACTCAACGCAGCTATCTGATTGGTCGAGAATGTTTCGACCTGCTCAATGGTCAAAGCGCCGGCCTGCGCACTGCCGAGGCCCGCGATACCTGCCGTACCAAGCGCCGCGACCTGCTCGACCGAAAGCGAGGCGATATCGGCCGTACTCATCGCCGCAATCTGCTTGGAGGTCAGAGCGCCGACCTGTGCCGTCGTCAAAGCGTCTACCTGATCCGTGCTGAGGACGGCGATCTGGTTGGTGGTCAGCCCCGATATCGCCGCCGTACCCAGAGCCTCGACCTGGGTTGCCGTCAGCGAGGCGACCGTTGCCGTTGACAAGCCCGAGATCGCACTCGAACTGATCGCGCCTATCTCTGCGGTCGTGAAGGTATCCAAATCGGCCGTGGTAAGAGCAGCCATCTGTTTCGAGCTAAGCGCGCTGATCTGCACACTAGTCAGTGCCTCGACCTGATCGGTGCTGAGCACGGCGATCTGATCTGTGGTCAGCCCTGCGATGCCTGCCGTGCCGAGTGCCGCGACCTGCTCCACGGAAAGGGAAGCGATGTCGCCAGTGCTCATTGCCGCAATCTGCTTCGACGTCAGCGCACCAACCTGAGCCGTCGTCAGGGCATCCACCTGACTGGTGCTGAGCACTGCGATCTGGTCACTGGTCAGGCCCGATATAGTCGCCGTGCCCAAGGCTGCGATCTGGGTCGGCGTCAGCGACGCAATCGTTGCCGTCGACAAGCCCGAGGCCGCGCTGGAACCGATCGCCGCCATCTCCGCGGCGGTGAAGGTATCCAGATCCTCCGCACTGAGGGCGGCAATCTGTTTCGAGCTGAGCGCACCAATCTGCGTACTGGTCAGTGCCTCGACCTGATACGTGTTCAGTGCCACGATCTGAGCGGTGCTTAGGCCGGCGATGCCTACCGTGCCAAGTGCAGCAACCTGATCCAGCGAAAGCGAAGCGATGTCGATAGTGCTCATCGCCGCAATCTGTTTCGAGGAGAGAGCATGGACCTGCGCAGTCGTCAGGCCATCAACCTGATCCGTGCTGAGGACAGCGATCTGGTCGGTGGTCAGCCCCGATATGCCCACCGTGCCCAGCGCTGCGACCTGGGTCG
The nucleotide sequence above comes from Rhizobium sp. CB3090. Encoded proteins:
- a CDS encoding Tim44 domain-containing protein; protein product: MLGAVPRFTQLAVIVALAVATTLASFGDADARRAGGFGGFGSRGTRTFDSPAITRTAPTQAAPIDRTMTPRPQTATQSPINAQPRPSLFNGFGRSMLGGLIAGGLLGMLLGHGFGGGFGFLGLLLQIGLIIAAISLAMRFFANRQQTSYSASGSNTPYHMNASRPSSFAIPTIGGGAASPTQQRKANDEIGLSQADLDRFEQLLTEVQSAYGAEDYNSLRRLTTPEAMSYLAEELGENATKGVRNSVTNVHLLQGDISEAWREGNTDYATLAMRYSSIDALLDRATGRVVDGDDRNASETTEIWTFVRKPGSDWKLSAIQGTELHNA